One Drechmeria coniospora strain ARSEF 6962 chromosome 01, whole genome shotgun sequence genomic region harbors:
- a CDS encoding septation, whose amino-acid sequence MPPERHYYANSGRPPAVGPVASRERVTPGTPSRKERQRESSAVQDPSLKDYRLGECLGKGAFGSVYKAFNWSTGEAVAVKQIKLADLPKSELRMIESEIDLLKNLFHDNIVKYIGFVKSTDCLNIILEYCENGSLHSIIKAYGKFPENLVGVYMTQVLQGLQYLHDQGVIHRDIKGANILTTKDGTVKLADFGVSTSTLASGQDKEAQVVGTPYWMAPEIIQLSGASSASDIWSVGCTVIELLQGKPPYHNLAAMPALFAIVNDDHPPLPEGISAVRRPPAPFAQWPLTVAQAARDFLMQCFQKDPNLRVSARKLLRHAWIAGCRRAVAPVSKAPANFNQAVEEVKQWNRALNSSESHHRTSTGSEVAAPSRFSGATPAKGPLNLAKPRPGALAFKSPELADDDNWDDDFATAISPSALQLPHHKPQDNFGGLLSSDKLKAFASLGDGRTDSSNYDDDFEGELLTIKGPIGRSRDSDSQDRTIRPISRKRASVAKSGGGSKSHHRAKSSSGLLGSASASALAGPRPPSYPSLGSKFALPLPLEASYRDQSIDDYSDLFLGNDSDFDRKFNQEVKKTGRVTDAPQLFHPSDLTTLPRSMQAPDGNLKKKPQSRPTVLPDRPMRRTRSSVEIQKFAEDDEEDFSDVFGAGEFNGEREESEGGSEDGGLMLMSKMSTNSWLADDEDEFDPFASMDPGWDEMDLEANIARDRHARLAERVEALVGSLKTTEGEDMLSELSEDLASSRQLALLWENNEAKTLIISAHGLLPILEILEPCTVKSRQYTILQLLKVVNAIILDDVEIQENLCFVGGIPIITKFAARQYSDEIRLEAAAFVRQMYQTSTLTLQMFVSAGGLNNLVEFLDEDYDTARDLVLIGVNGIWNVFELQGPTPKNDFCRIFSRSKILYPLALVLHRVLDEEGEDELSELIEGRIVNIFYLFSQAENYVKEVVADRQVLKSVLKDLRRMTPVHQITMLKFIKNLSMLSTTIESLHSADAIEFLIDLLSYSMKKGQQHFRDISNQVLNTLFNLCRLSKERQEDAAVGGIIPLLLKIMTTDRPPKEFALPILCDMAHSGSKGRRYLWQNKGLHFYVSLLTDQYWQVTALDAILVWLQEETANVESHLVDGNFTEAIVSCFSTSRLNAFDSNLIEPLLKLLRLCPSVAASLAKAEMFGGIAQRLGHKKAVVRLNLLRLIRTIMDACESGLGSGDDSQAMSLQVRMLMNSIQTLAETDSAVLVRNLAAELLRCHIAGDLSTGHMMRHDGSVTQVNSASVSSSSRQSVARRNTNYSTPPSLQSSVSLPQTPTSRSRQSHAIGHAYIEVAASPRRIAALERENIKYRPHSKDGPTGIPRRVSGGDSGTVGPGSSIVTSTSGAKSRLPRTSLTPMAVIPSSRPPGSSARGDTMPPLLTAGEVNAKKQNGAGGRNRGREGIGASTASWVRQRRRDQNAAPGK is encoded by the exons ATGCCGCCCGAGCGGCACTATTACGCGAATAGTGGCCGGccccccgccgtcggccccgtGGCCTCCCGAGAGAGGGTCACGCCCGGGACACCCTCCCGCAAGGAGAGGCAGCGGGAGAGCTCGGCGGTCCAGGATCCAAGCCTGAAGGACTAC AGATTGGGCGAATGCCTCGGCAAGGGTGCCTTTGGGTCCGTATACAAGGCCTTCAACTGGAGCACCGGAGAGGCAGTCGCTGTCAAGCAGATCAAGCTCGCCGATCTCCCCAAGAGCGAGCTGCGGATGATCGAG AGCGAAATCGATCTCCTCAAGAATCTTTTC CACGACAATATTGTCAAGTACATTGGCTTTGTCAAGTCGACAGATTGCCTCAACATCATCCTAGA ATACTGCGAAAATGGCTCCCTTCACTCCATCATCAAGGCCTACGGCAAGTTCCCCGAGAACCTGGTCGGCGTCTACATGACCCAAGTTCTCCAGGGTCTTCAGTATCTTCACGATCAGGGCGTCATCCACCGTGACATCAAAGGTGCCAACATCCTCACCACCaaggacggcaccgtcaaGCTCGCCGACTTTGGCGTCTCCACGAGCACTCTGGCCAGCGGCCAGGACAAAGAAGCTCAAGTCGTCGGCACGCCCTACTGGATGGCTCCCGAGATCATCCAGCTCTCCGGTGCCAGTTCAGCCTCCGACATATGGAGCGTCGGCTGCACCGTCATCGAGCTCCTGCAAGGGAAACCGCCGTACCATAACCTGGCAGCCATGCCTGCCTTGttcgccatcgtcaacgaTGATCACCCTCCCCTGCCCGAGGGCATATCCGCCGTGCGTCGACCCCCTGCTCCGTTCGCACAATGGCCGCTAACCGTGGCGCAGGCCGCGCGGGACTTTCTCATGCAGTGTTTTCAGAAAGATCCCAATCTGCGCGTTTCGGCTCGAAAACTCTTGCGGCATGCCTGGATCGCTGGCTGTCGACGAGCCGTCGCCCCCGTCTCCAAGGCGCCCGCCAACTTCAACCAAGCGGTCGAGGAAGTGAAGCAGTGGAACAGGGCCCTCAACTCTTCCGAGTCGCATCATCGCACCTCGACCGGCTCCGAAGTTGCAGCCCCCTCTCGCTTCTCCGGTGCGACCCCTGCCAAGGGGCCGTTGAATCTCGCCAAGCCGAGACCAGGAGCGCTCGCTTTCAAGTCGCCCGAGCTAGCCG ACGATGATAACTGGGATGATGACTTTGCCACGGCAATCTCGCCCAGCGCCTTGCAGCTCCCCCACCACAAACCGCAAGACAACTTTGGCGGTCTCCTGTCGAGCGACAAGCTCAAGGCCTTTGCGTCCTTGGGCGATGGTCGAACCGACAGCAGCAAttacgacgacgactttgaGGGTGAGCTGCTGACCATCAAAGGACCCATCGGCCGGTCCCGCGACAGCGACTCCCAAGATCGCACCATCCGGCCCATATCCAGGAAACGAGCGTCCGTGGCAAAGTCCGGTGGGGGGTCCAAGTCGCACCACCGTGCCAAGTCGAGTTCTGGACTGTTGGGATCGGCATCCGCTTCTGCCCTGGCTGGACCGAGGCCACCGTCGTATCCTTCCTTGGGATCCAAGTTCGCGCTGCCCCTGCCGCTCGAAGCGTCATATCGCGACCAGAGCATCGACGATTACTCGGACCTGTTCCTCGGAAACGACAGCGACTTTGATCGCAAGTTCAACCAGGAGGTCAAAAAG ACTGGCCGGGTCACCGATGCTCCCCAGCTCTTTCATCCATCCGATCTCACCACCCTCCCGAGATCCATGCAGGCGCCCGATGGTAACTTGAAAAAGAAGCCACAGTCGAGGCCGACCGTTCTTCCGGACCGTCCGATGCGGAGGACTCGTTCGTCTGTCGAGATTCAAAAGTttgccgaagacgacgaggaagacttCTCCGACGTCTTCGGAGCCGGCGAGTTCAACGGCGAAAGGGAAGAGAGTGAGGGTGGATCCGAAGACGGTGGGCTCATGCTCATGTCCAAGATGTCCACCAATTCGTGGCTGGcagacgacgaagacgagttTGACCCCTTTGCCTCGATGGACCCGGGCTGGGATGAGATGGACCTCGAGGCCAATATTGCTAGGGACAGGCACGCTCGACTAGCAGAGCGCGTCGAGGCCTTGGTTGGGTCGCTGAAGacgaccgagggcgaggataTGCTCTCGGAGCTCTCGGAGGATCTGGCAAGTTCCCGCCAG CTTGCGCTTCTCTGGGAGAATAACGAGGCCAAGACGCTCATCATCAGCGCCCACGGCTTGTTGCCCATCCTGGAGATCTTGGAGCCGTGCACCGTCAAGAGCCGGCAGTACACGATACTGCAGCTTCTCAAGGTCGTCAACgccatcatcctcgacgacgtggaaATTCAGGAAAACCTCTGCTTCGTTGGCGGCATTCCCATCATCACCAAGTTTGCCGCGCGGCAGTACTCGGACGAGATCCggctcgaggctgccgccTTTGTTCGCCAGATGTACCAGACGTCAACCCTAACGCTCCAGATGTTTGTATCGGCCGGTGGCTTGAACAATCTAGTCGAATTTTTGGATGAGGACTACGACACCGCTAGGGACCTGGTCTTGATTGGCGTCAACGGCATCTGGAATGTCTTTGAGCTGCAGGGACCGACCCCAAAGAACGACTTTTGCAGGATATTCTCGAGGAGCAAGATCCTCTATCCGCTGGCCCTGGTCCTGCACCGAGTCCTGGatgaggagggcgaggacgagctgaGCGAGCTCATTGAAGGGCGCATCGTCAACATCTTCTACCTTTTCAGCCAGGCTGAGAACTACGTCAAGGAGGTCGTGGCTGATCGCCAGGTGCTCAAGAGCGTGCTCAAAGACCTGCGGCGAATGACACCAGTGCACCAGATCACCATGCTCAAATTCATCAAAAACCTGTCGATGCTGTCAACGACTATCGAATCGCTTCACTCCGCTGACGCCATCGAGTTTCTCATCGACCTTCTCAGTTACAGCATGAAGAAGGGCCAACAGCACTTTCGCGACATTTCCAACCAGGTTCTCAACACCTTGTTCAACCTGTGCCGTCTCAGCAAGGAGCGACAGgaagatgccgccgtcggaggcATCATCCCGCTGCTGCTGAAGATTATGACGACGGACCGGCCACCCAAAGAGTTTGCCCTGCCCATCCTCTGCGACATGGCGCACTCGGGCTCCAAGGGCCGGCGGTATCTGTGGCAGAATAAGGGACTTCACTTTTACGTTTCGCTGCTGACGGACCAGTACTGGCAGGTCACCGCGCTGGATGCCATCCTGGTCTGGTTgcaggaggagacggccaaCGTGGAGAGCCATCTGGTGGATGGAAACTTCACCGAGGCCATTGTCAGCTGCTTCAGCACGAGCCGGCTGAACGCATTCGACTCTAACCTGATTGAGCCGCTGTTGAAACTGCTCCGCCTGTGCCCCtcggtcgccgcctcgctggccaaggcggagATGTTTGGCGGCATCGCTCAGCGACTGGGGCACAAGAAGGCCGTCGTGCGCCTGAACCTGCTGAGGCTCATCCGCACCATCATGGACGCTTGCGAATCCGGCCTGGGTAGTGGTGATGACTCGCAGGCCATGAGCCTCCAGGTACGCATGCTGATGAACTCGATCCAGACATTGGCCGAGACGGATTCGGCCGTGCTGGTGCGGAACCTCGCAGCAGAGCTACTGCGGTGCCATATCGCGGGCGACTTGAGCACTGGTCACATGATGCGCCACGACGGGTCGGTCACGCAGGTCaactcggcctcggtctcgtcctcgtcgcggcAATCTGTAGCTCGCCGGAACACAAACTATAGCACGCCACCCAGCTTGCAGTCCTCCGTGTCCTTGCCgcagacgccgacgagccggagCAGGCAGAGTCACGCCATCGGCCACGCATACATCGAAGTGGCCGCGAGCCCGCGACGTATAGCAGCCCTCGAACGGGAGAACATCAAGTACAGACCGCACAGCAAGGACGGGCCGACGGGGATACCTCGACGCGTGAGTGGAGGAGACTCGGGCACCGTTGGCCCCGGAAGCAGCATCGTCACATCCACCAGTGGTGCCAAGAGCCGCCTCCCGCGCACGTCGCTCACCCCGATGGCTGTCATTCCCTCCAGCCGGCCCCCAGGATCCAGCGCACGGGGCGACACTATGCCACCGCTGCTCACAGCTGGCGAGGTCAACGCCAAGAAGCAAAACGGCGCTGGCGGCCGGAATAGGGGCCGCGAAGGCATAGGTGCCTCAACGGCATCATGGGttcggcagcgtcgtcgggaCCAAAATGCTGCACCGGGAAAATGA